The following is a genomic window from Bacillus sp. V2I10.
CTCTTGCTGAACCGTAAAGGCGAGAGTGCCTTCCATCTCATGTCCATCTTCTCCAATAATTTTCCAGTCAGCTGTATATAATCCATTTTCGAGTTCACTTGATGAAATACCTTTAAGTGTTTCTCCTTCAGCCTTCACGTTCAGAGGAACCTCAGCACCATCTCTAGTTAATGAAATTGTACTTAATGACTCAATCGCTGTATCAAAGGTTAACTTAATTTCTTTCATTGGTTTCGTTACTGTTGATCCTTCTTCAGGAGTTGAAGAAGTCATATGTGTATGAGCAAAAGCTGTATTCGGCAAAATAAGTAAAACGAGCATTCCTAATAGAGTGAGTATCTTTTTCATATCATTATTCCTTTCTATAGTTACATTCTAATTTCATCTTAACATGATCCGTCACCTTCCCTTTCGCAGAAATTCGACAGTTTTCTAAACACTGCCTTTTAAAATGTTCCCTTCTAATAAAAAAAAACCCGGGAATACAACGACCCGAGTTTTTCAGCAGTTATCTGCAATTGTTTATTATCGTTATTTTAAAAACTGATTGTCTTTGTCTTTCTTTATTTGATTGCTTGTCTGAATGGCTTTTTCAATGCATACTTTTTAGTGTGATCTCAATTTCTTTCTTCGGTAATATCTAATAAAAATAATCGACAAAAAAAGAATACATCCAACTCCGATAAAAAATGGTCCAAATCTAGTAAGATACCCATTTACTGCTACAATGGAAGAGCCGAATTTATTGCCCATACAAAAAAAGAGAATGGCCCACAAAAAGGATGAACCATATGCCAGCAGAGCAAATTTCCAGAACTTTAATTTATTCATGCCTGCGAGGACTGGACCGAGATGCCGCAGCAGAGGGAAAAAATAGGTCATGCCTAGTGTATAATCGCCATGTCTTGCAAATAATTGCTGAAATTTGATAAACCTGCGCTGCGCTCTTTTTCTTCTGACTAAAAAAGACAGAGCCAGTTCCCCAAAGCTTTTCCCAACTAAAAACCAGAAGGTAAGTGCCGTCATGATCCCAAAATAGGATGAAAAAAAGGCAGGTACAGGGTGCAGAATCCCATGAGATGCAGCAAATCCGCCCATCATAACAATCACTTCATTCGGAAGAGGAATAAAAAAGGTTCCGGCAGAAAGCATTACAAACAGGGCAAGGTAGCCATACTCCTCTATAAAAACAAGTATCTCCGAAATCTCCATTTTCTCACTGCCTTCATCTTTATGTATGTTCCATTATACTAAGATAATAAGCGTTAGAATAGAAAGATGCCTTAGTCAATTTTACCGTCTTTTTTCAAGATGGAAATGAATGTATTCACGATCCCTTGATCAAAATGAATTCCGCTCCATTTCTTCAGTTCCCGTACCGCTTCGGCTGCACTAAGCGGACTCCGGTAAACGCGATCCTGTGTCATCGCATCATATGTATCACTTACTGTCACGATTTTTGATTCCAGCAGGATTTCTTCCGATTTCAGTCCAAAAGGATAGCCTGAACCATCTAACTTTTCATGATGCTGAAGAATGATATCACTTACACCTTTCTGATGTTTTAAAATATCAGCTCCGTCTGCGGGATGCTTCTTTATGTTAGAAAATTTCTCATCAGTTAGTTTGTCAGGTTTATTTAAGATCTCAGCCCTTACGTTAATTTTCCCGA
Proteins encoded in this region:
- a CDS encoding HD-GYP domain-containing protein, which encodes MFYIYPGEKRDSFEFYYIIKGEVLFEENNESKVLKEKDYFYVQDLKKPIFFKALTDLELLWFITEPAFDDLSDEIEKWTSMVQKVEQKDRYTYNHSMRVQEYSIKIAKEMGLDKKRLENLYVASLLHDIGKINVRAEILNKPDKLTDEKFSNIKKHPADGADILKHQKGVSDIILQHHEKLDGSGYPFGLKSEEILLESKIVTVSDTYDAMTQDRVYRSPLSAAEAVRELKKWSGIHFDQGIVNTFISILKKDGKID
- a CDS encoding copper resistance CopC family protein — encoded protein: MKKILTLLGMLVLLILPNTAFAHTHMTSSTPEEGSTVTKPMKEIKLTFDTAIESLSTISLTRDGAEVPLNVKAEGETLKGISSSELENGLYTADWKIIGEDGHEMEGTLAFTVQQEVKEEEPQSSKEDESAVNEDEDNQKADNEKAAQSDEQTENAESEQAMNSPVMTTILVAIGVIAVIGIVFLMKKKG
- a CDS encoding DedA family protein is translated as MEISEILVFIEEYGYLALFVMLSAGTFFIPLPNEVIVMMGGFAASHGILHPVPAFFSSYFGIMTALTFWFLVGKSFGELALSFLVRRKRAQRRFIKFQQLFARHGDYTLGMTYFFPLLRHLGPVLAGMNKLKFWKFALLAYGSSFLWAILFFCMGNKFGSSIVAVNGYLTRFGPFFIGVGCILFLSIIFIRYYRRKKLRSH